The proteins below come from a single Tiliqua scincoides isolate rTilSci1 chromosome 16, rTilSci1.hap2, whole genome shotgun sequence genomic window:
- the GSN gene encoding gelsolin — protein sequence MVEHAEFLKAGKEPGLQIWRIEKFDLVPVPRNLYGDFFTGDAYVILNTIRQRSGNLQYDLHFWLGSQCSQDESGSAAIFTVQLDDYLGGKAIQHREVQGHESSTFLGYFKSGIKYKAGGVASGFRHVVPNEVTVQRLFQIKGRRTVRATEVPVSWDSFNTGDCFILDLGSDIHQWCGSQSNRFERLKATQVAKGIRDNERSGRARVYVVEDGGERDEMIQVLGSKPSLPGGTDDVPADASNRRLAKLYKVSNGAGSMVVSLVADENPFSQAALSSDDCFILDHGTNGKIFVWKGRNANTEERKAALKTASEFITKMEYPQHTQIQVLPESGETPMFKQFFKTWRDRDQTEGLGVAYVSGHVAKIEQVPFDAATLHTTPTMAAQHGMEDDGTGSKQIWRIEGSAKVPVSPSHYGQFYGGDSYIILYNYRHGNKQGKIIYTWQGADSSQDEIATSAFLTVQLDEELGGTPVQKRVVQGKEPPHLMSMFGGKPLIVYKGGTSREGGQTSPAPTRLFQVRSSTSGATRAVEIDPAAKELNSNDAFVLKTPSAAYLWVGQGASDPEKTGAQELLKILGVQATQVAEGREPAAFWEALGGRAAYRTSPRLKDKKMDAHPPRLFACSNKSGRFVIEEVPGELTQEDLATDDVMLLDTWDQIFVWVGKDAQEEEKTEAQTSARRYLETDPANRDRRTPITLIRQGHEPPTFTGWFLGWEDDYWNMDPLQRALAELAA from the exons ATGGTGGAGCACGCGGAATTCTTGAAGGCTGGGAAGGAGCCCGGCCTCCAGATCTGGAGGATTGAGAAGTTCGACCTGGTGCCGGTGCCGAGGAATCTCTACGGGGATTTCTTCACCGGAGACGCCTACGTGATCCTCAACACTATCCGGCAACGCAGCGGGAACCTACAGTACGATCTCCATTTCTGGCTGG GGAGCCAGTGTAGCCAAGATGAGAGTGGTTCAGCGGCCATTTTCACCGTACAGCTGGACGACTACCTTGGCGGGAAGGCCATCCAGCACCGAGAGGTTCAGGGGCATGAGTCTTCCACTTTCCTGGGCTACTTCAAATCAGGCATTAAGTACAAA GCTGGTGGTGTGGCTTCTGGCTTCCGGCACGTGGTCCCCAACGAGGTGACGGTTCAGAGGCTCTTTCAGATCAAAGGCAGGCGGACGGTGCGAGCAACTGAGGTCCCTGTCAGCTGGGACAGCTTCAACACTGGCGATTGTTTCATCCTGGATCTGGGCAGT GATATTCATCAGTGGTGCGGCTCCCAGAGCAACCGGTTTGAGAGGCTGAAGGCCACCCAAGTCGCTAAAGGGATCCGAGACAACGAGAGGAGCGGGCGTGCCAGAGTCTACGTGGTCGAGGATGGCGGCGAGCGAGATGAGATGATTCAG GTCCTGGGATCCAAGCCCTCCCTGCCAGGGGGCACTGATGATGTCCCTGCTGACGCAAGCAATAGGAGGCTGGCTAAGCTGTACAAG GTCTCCAACGGCGCAGGAAGCATGGTGGTCTCATTGGTGGCTGATGAGAATCCATTTTCCCAGGCTGCTCTGAGCTCGGACGATTGCTTTATCCTGGACCACGGCACGAATGGCAAAATTTTTGTCTGGAAAg GTAGAAATGCCAACACTGAGGAAAGGAAGGCAGCCTTGAAAACCGCCTCTGAATTCATCACCAAGATGGAATATCCTCAGCACactcag ATCCAAGTCCTTCCGGAGAGTGGCGAGACGCCTATGTTTAAGCAGTTCTTCAAGACTTGGCGTGACAGGGACCAGACCGAGGGCCTGGGCGTAGCCTACGTCTCCGGACACGTGGCCAAAATCGAGCAAGTTCCGTTTGATGCAGCCACGCTCCACACCACTCCAACAATGGCGGCCCAGCATGGCATGGAAGACGATGGCACTGGGAGCAAGCAG atctgGAGAATAGAAGGTTCTGCTAAAGTCCCTGTAAGTCCATCACATTATGGCCAGTTCTACGGTGGGGATAGCTACATCATCCTGTACAATTACAGACATGGGAACAAGCAGGGGAAGATAATCTATACCTG gcaggGTGCCGATTCCTCCCAAGATGAAATTGCAACGTCTGCTTTCCTCACCGTCCAGCTGGATGAGGAGCTTGGCGGTACTCCGGTGCAG AAACGAGTGGTCCAGGGCAAAGAGCCCCCTCACCTGATGAGCATGTTTGGTGGGAAGCCTCTGATTGTGTACAAGGGTGGCACCTCCAGGGAAGGAGGACAGACAAGCCCTGCACCCACGCGGCTCTTCCAAGTTCGGTCCAGCACCTCTGGTGCGACCAGAGCAGTAGAG ATCGACCCGGCTGCCAAAGAGCTCAATTCCAACGATGCCTTTGTGTTGAAAACGCCCTCGGCGGCTTACCTCTGGGTGGGTCAAGGAGCCAGTGACCCCGAGAAGACGGGGGCTCAGGAGCTGCTGAAGATTTTGGGAGTGCAGGCGACTCAGGTTGCTGAAGGCCGAGAGCCAG CTGCTTTCTGGGAGGCCCTGGGTGGGAGAGCTGCCTATCGCACGTCCCCACGGCTGAAGGACAAGAAAATGGATGCACACCCCCCTCGACTCTTTGCCTGCTCCAACAAGAGTGGGCGCTTTGTG ATTGAAGAGGTGCCTGGCGAGCTGACCCAGGAAGATTTGGCCACAGATGATGTGATGCTCTTGGACACCTGGGACCAG ATCTTTGTATGGGTCGGAAAAGATGCccaggaagaagagaaaacaGAGGCTCAGACGTCAG CAAGGAGATACCTGGAGACCGACCCCGCCAACCGTGATCGGAGAACTCCCATCACGCTCATCCGACAGGGCCACGAGCCCCCTACTTTCACTGGCTGGTTCCTGGGCTGGGAAGACGACTACTGGAACATGGATCCTTTGCAGAGGGCCCTGGCGGAGCTGGCCGCGTAA